From one Anaerococcus prevotii DSM 20548 genomic stretch:
- a CDS encoding NCS2 family permease: protein MAENSFFEKAFKLKKHGTDTRTEIMAGITTFMTMSYILAVNPQILSESGMDYGAVFTGTIIASVVAMLFMAFYANLPFGMSAGMGLNAFFTYTVVMQMGKTWQFALTAVFLEGIIFLLLSFVGLREAIFNSIPINLKKAVSVGIGLFIAEIGLLNAGILKVGEISLSLGELTNANGFIFFFALIIMVVLTARNVKGALLWGILVSTILSLILGVTHFPDSHIVSLPPTIEPVFFKLDFSNVFSLEMFSVLFSFLFVDIFDTLGTLTGVATKADMLDENGNLPEIKKALLSDAIGTTLGSMVGTSTVTTFVESSSGVAEGGRTGLTALATAACFVIAAFFFPVFSIIPASATAAALVTVGLFMITTVVDIDFSDISEAFPAFMTILMMPLTYSIAEGISFGMISYALIKLLTGKGKEVSPLVYVLSIVFILRYLLPLF from the coding sequence ATGGCAGAAAATTCATTTTTCGAAAAAGCTTTTAAACTAAAAAAGCATGGTACAGACACTAGAACAGAAATAATGGCAGGTATTACTACATTTATGACCATGTCATATATTCTAGCAGTAAATCCTCAGATTCTATCAGAATCCGGCATGGATTACGGGGCAGTTTTTACAGGCACTATCATCGCAAGCGTGGTAGCAATGCTATTTATGGCTTTTTATGCAAATCTTCCATTTGGTATGTCAGCTGGTATGGGGCTTAATGCTTTCTTTACCTACACAGTTGTTATGCAAATGGGAAAAACTTGGCAATTTGCACTTACAGCAGTATTTTTAGAAGGTATCATATTCTTACTTTTATCTTTCGTAGGTCTCAGAGAAGCTATCTTTAACTCAATTCCTATCAATCTCAAAAAGGCAGTGTCAGTAGGTATCGGTTTATTTATCGCAGAAATCGGTCTACTAAATGCAGGAATCCTAAAGGTTGGCGAAATCTCACTATCTCTTGGAGAGTTAACTAATGCAAATGGATTTATCTTTTTCTTTGCACTTATCATAATGGTAGTTCTTACAGCAAGAAATGTTAAGGGAGCCTTGTTATGGGGAATCTTAGTATCTACAATTCTCTCACTAATCCTCGGCGTAACCCACTTTCCTGACTCTCATATAGTAAGTCTACCTCCAACAATTGAACCAGTATTTTTTAAGCTAGACTTTTCAAATGTATTCTCACTTGAAATGTTCTCAGTACTCTTCTCCTTCCTCTTTGTCGATATTTTCGACACTCTAGGAACACTTACAGGAGTTGCTACTAAGGCAGATATGCTCGATGAGAATGGAAACTTACCAGAGATTAAAAAGGCACTTTTATCAGATGCTATAGGAACTACACTAGGTTCTATGGTTGGAACAAGTACAGTAACAACTTTCGTTGAATCATCATCAGGAGTTGCAGAAGGTGGAAGAACAGGTCTTACAGCCCTTGCTACAGCAGCATGCTTCGTAATAGCAGCCTTCTTCTTTCCAGTATTTTCAATAATACCAGCTTCAGCTACAGCAGCAGCCTTAGTTACAGTGGGACTATTCATGATTACAACAGTTGTGGATATAGACTTCTCAGATATATCAGAAGCCTTCCCAGCCTTCATGACAATCTTAATGATGCCACTAACTTATTCTATAGCTGAAGGTATATCATTTGGAATGATCTCTTATGCACTAATTAAGCTTCTAACAGGAAAGGGCAAGGAAGTATCACCACTAGTTTATGTACTTTCTATAGTATTTATCCTAAGATATCTATTGCCACTTTTCTAA
- a CDS encoding hemolysin family protein: MTTINIIQLILIIMGVMFSAFFSSSETALTSINTFKIRQMEKNGVKNSHILKKLVDNITKVLTTILIGNNIVNIVTTTIATIFFTDVFGPKGAVISPIILTIVVLIFGEVTPKNIATSNPERLSLKVAKPIRFLNIILTPLSFILGLITNSIGKLFISDSTDNDRVTEEDLKTIVDVSEEQGVINNEESEMINNVFEFGNSDVSDIMTARTNMEAIPVDLPIDELKAFLKSSNHSRIPVYGRNIDNVLGILHMKDLVSHMVQENDIKLIDCIRPAYYVYDNMHIFDLFTTMRGENLSLAIVIDEYGGTSGLVTIEDIVEELVGEIDDEYDSAYETIYKINDKEYLVNPSIHLNDFNDYFDTDLEEIKNDSIGGFVIDKLSRIPNKGDSIKINNMTITVLQVDRYKIEMLKVNFI; this comes from the coding sequence TTGACGACTATCAATATAATTCAGCTGATTCTCATAATTATGGGAGTAATGTTTTCGGCATTTTTCTCCTCATCAGAAACAGCCCTTACAAGTATTAATACATTTAAAATCAGACAAATGGAAAAAAACGGAGTTAAAAACTCCCATATACTTAAAAAATTAGTAGATAATATCACCAAGGTACTTACTACCATCCTTATTGGGAATAATATAGTAAATATTGTAACGACTACCATAGCGACCATATTTTTTACAGATGTTTTCGGTCCTAAGGGTGCTGTGATTTCACCTATAATTTTAACAATAGTTGTACTGATTTTTGGAGAAGTAACTCCCAAAAATATAGCTACATCAAACCCGGAAAGATTATCCCTAAAGGTTGCTAAGCCTATTAGGTTTTTAAATATAATACTTACTCCCTTATCCTTTATCCTAGGTCTTATTACAAATTCAATTGGAAAACTTTTTATAAGCGATAGCACGGATAATGATAGGGTAACAGAAGAAGACTTAAAGACTATAGTTGATGTGTCAGAAGAGCAGGGAGTAATCAATAACGAAGAAAGTGAAATGATAAATAACGTCTTCGAATTCGGTAACTCCGACGTTTCAGATATCATGACAGCAAGGACCAATATGGAAGCTATACCAGTAGACCTTCCTATTGATGAACTGAAGGCCTTTCTTAAAAGCTCCAACCATTCTAGAATTCCAGTTTACGGGAGAAATATAGACAATGTCCTAGGAATCCTACATATGAAAGATTTAGTCAGTCATATGGTTCAGGAAAATGACATAAAGTTAATCGATTGTATAAGGCCTGCCTATTATGTCTACGACAATATGCACATCTTTGACCTCTTTACTACTATGAGGGGGGAGAATCTCTCCCTTGCTATTGTAATCGATGAATACGGCGGAACAAGCGGCCTTGTAACCATAGAAGATATAGTAGAAGAGCTTGTAGGAGAGATCGATGACGAATATGATTCGGCCTATGAGACAATCTATAAGATAAATGACAAGGAATATTTGGTCAATCCTTCAATCCACTTAAATGATTTCAACGACTATTTTGATACGGATCTAGAGGAGATCAAAAACGACTCTATAGGAGGTTTTGTGATTGATAAGCTTTCTAGGATTCCTAATAAGGGGGATTCTATCAAAATTAACAATATGACTATCACAGTCCTTCAAGTCGATAGATATAAAATCGAGATGCTCAAAGTAAATTTTATATAA
- a CDS encoding putative manganese-dependent inorganic diphosphatase, with translation MRDVVYITGHKNPDTDSIMSALAYADLKNRLGEVKAIPIRLGKLNPESKFVLDYFGLEPPKLKESIKLQVKDLDIDKGNIIDPSIAIRSAWEIFQKGDANSLSVVDANGKIAGIASLSNITRAYMDVWDDKILGRSKTPIDNIIDVLAAKIINLPENPRAYDGKMTVFAMNDEDGETLDEVFLEGDIIISGNRDDYYEYILNKKISLLILTHGAEMNEDMVELARKNDVTVLSTEYNSFMTARLLPMTIPVSHVMTTDNLIYFTEDDNLDTVRDAMAKSRFRSYPVVDSTKRVVGSVSRYHLISSDKKKLILVDHNERNQSIDDIEEAEIQEIIDHHRVANILTTGPVFFRAEPVGSTATIISEMYLESGIRPSKEIAGILCAAMISDTLLFRSPTTTDIDRRILDRMSKIADLNPEEFADKMFRAATSLKGKSASDLVEGDVKTFNIGGEDFRVGQVMTMNPEELLPIMDELKDLMDKKIKSKNESTFVLVLTDIFNERSELLVVGEHFDSIKEEFGEITDKGTINAPGVLSRKKQVIPRITAAVMADR, from the coding sequence ATGAGAGATGTAGTTTATATCACAGGCCATAAGAATCCAGACACAGATTCTATAATGAGCGCTCTAGCCTATGCGGACCTTAAAAACAGACTCGGAGAAGTCAAGGCGATTCCAATCAGACTCGGTAAGCTCAATCCAGAAAGTAAGTTCGTCCTAGACTACTTTGGCCTAGAGCCACCAAAGCTAAAGGAATCTATCAAGCTTCAAGTCAAAGACCTCGACATAGATAAGGGAAATATCATAGACCCTTCCATTGCCATAAGGTCTGCCTGGGAAATCTTCCAAAAGGGAGATGCCAATTCTCTTTCTGTTGTCGACGCCAATGGAAAAATTGCAGGAATAGCCTCCCTATCTAACATAACCCGTGCCTATATGGACGTTTGGGATGACAAGATTTTGGGAAGGAGTAAGACTCCAATCGATAATATAATAGACGTACTTGCCGCCAAAATCATCAACTTACCAGAAAATCCAAGGGCCTATGATGGGAAGATGACTGTCTTTGCCATGAATGATGAGGATGGAGAGACTTTGGATGAAGTTTTCCTCGAAGGAGATATTATTATCTCAGGTAACAGGGACGATTATTATGAATATATCCTAAATAAGAAAATCTCCCTCCTAATCCTAACCCATGGGGCAGAGATGAATGAGGACATGGTAGAGCTTGCAAGGAAAAATGATGTCACAGTCCTATCTACCGAATATAATTCCTTCATGACAGCGAGACTTCTTCCAATGACTATTCCGGTTAGCCACGTGATGACTACAGATAATCTAATTTATTTTACTGAGGATGATAATTTAGATACAGTAAGAGATGCCATGGCTAAGTCAAGATTTAGATCATATCCAGTAGTGGACTCAACAAAAAGAGTCGTAGGATCTGTATCAAGATACCATCTTATCTCATCTGATAAGAAAAAATTGATCCTAGTAGACCACAACGAGAGAAACCAATCAATCGACGACATAGAAGAAGCAGAAATCCAAGAGATAATCGACCACCACAGGGTAGCCAATATCTTAACTACAGGGCCAGTATTCTTTAGGGCAGAGCCAGTAGGATCAACTGCAACCATAATATCCGAGATGTATCTAGAAAGTGGAATCAGACCAAGCAAGGAAATCGCAGGGATTCTTTGTGCAGCAATGATATCAGATACCCTCTTGTTTAGGTCTCCAACAACTACAGATATTGACAGGAGAATCCTAGATAGGATGAGCAAGATTGCAGACCTTAACCCAGAAGAATTTGCTGATAAGATGTTTAGGGCAGCAACTTCCTTAAAGGGAAAATCTGCAAGTGATTTGGTAGAAGGAGATGTAAAGACCTTTAATATCGGCGGAGAAGACTTCAGGGTCGGCCAAGTTATGACCATGAACCCAGAAGAGCTACTTCCAATTATGGATGAGCTAAAAGACTTGATGGATAAGAAAATCAAATCCAAAAACGAATCAACCTTCGTCCTAGTTCTTACAGATATCTTCAACGAAAGAAGTGAGCTTCTTGTAGTAGGAGAACATTTCGATTCTATAAAAGAGGAGTTTGGCGAAATCACAGACAAGGGTACCATCAACGCACCAGGTGTCCTAAGTCGTAAAAAACAAGTAATACCAAGAATAACAGCAGCTGTAATGGCTGATAGATAG
- a CDS encoding NUDIX hydrolase — protein MEILDLYDENRIKTGKTYVRGEKMPENTFRLIVHLLIFDDCGNLLIQKRQKTKSMANLWDITCGGAASTGETSKEAIARELREELGIKLDFTNIRPIITANFKYGFDDFYLVRKNINIDEVKLQEEEVAACKWASFDEVIDLMERERFVRYKKNFIKLLFDLNSDMRVVEI, from the coding sequence ATGGAAATATTAGACTTATATGATGAAAATAGGATAAAGACAGGAAAGACCTACGTAAGAGGGGAGAAGATGCCTGAAAATACCTTTAGGTTAATAGTCCATCTATTGATTTTTGATGATTGTGGCAATCTTCTCATCCAGAAAAGACAAAAGACAAAGTCTATGGCAAACTTATGGGATATCACTTGTGGAGGAGCAGCAAGCACTGGTGAGACTAGCAAGGAAGCTATAGCTAGAGAGCTTAGAGAAGAGTTAGGTATTAAGTTAGATTTTACAAATATTAGGCCAATTATCACAGCCAACTTCAAATACGGCTTTGATGATTTCTATCTGGTGAGGAAAAATATTAATATTGATGAAGTAAAGCTTCAGGAAGAAGAAGTAGCTGCTTGTAAGTGGGCAAGTTTTGATGAAGTGATCGATCTTATGGAAAGGGAGAGATTTGTAAGATACAAGAAAAACTTTATTAAGCTTCTCTTTGACTTAAATTCCGATATGAGAGTAGTAGAAATCTAG
- a CDS encoding dicarboxylate/amino acid:cation symporter has translation MSEKKVKKKSKLTRNILIALVSAIILGLLLQSKAEILNEYIKPFGDIFLNLIKFIVTPIVFFSIIGGIVSMKDIKKVGEVGIFTIIYYFLTTSCAIVIGLGFANIFKRVFPVIATTNLEFEVGEKVSFMDTLVNIFPKNFLTPMVEANMLQIIVGAMIVGFSILLIKKESQDKAIGAVEVLNDIFMKAMELILSLSPIGVFCLLVPVIAENGAMIIGSLASVLLVAYLAYALHGLVVYSFTIKTLAKISPIQFFKGMAPAIMFAFSSASSVGTIPINIKCCEELGADHDVTSFVLPLGATINMDGTAIYQGVCAVFIASCYGIDLTLGQMVNIVLTATLASIGTAGVPGSGMIMLAMVLQSVGLPVEGIALVAGIDRIFDMGRTTLNITGDATAAIINTERLRRKGKIA, from the coding sequence ATGTCAGAGAAGAAAGTTAAAAAGAAATCGAAGCTTACCAGAAACATACTGATTGCACTAGTTTCGGCGATTATTCTGGGTCTTCTTTTACAAAGCAAGGCAGAGATTTTAAATGAGTATATCAAACCATTCGGTGATATATTTCTTAACCTAATCAAATTTATAGTAACACCTATCGTATTTTTCTCAATAATTGGAGGAATTGTCTCCATGAAAGATATCAAAAAGGTCGGAGAAGTCGGAATTTTTACCATAATTTATTATTTTCTTACCACATCCTGTGCCATAGTTATAGGACTTGGCTTTGCTAACATCTTTAAGAGAGTATTTCCAGTAATAGCAACTACTAACCTGGAGTTTGAAGTCGGGGAGAAAGTTTCCTTTATGGATACCCTAGTAAACATCTTTCCTAAAAATTTCCTAACACCAATGGTAGAGGCCAACATGCTCCAGATAATAGTAGGGGCAATGATAGTTGGTTTTTCCATCTTACTTATCAAAAAGGAAAGCCAAGATAAGGCCATAGGAGCAGTTGAAGTCCTAAATGATATCTTTATGAAGGCAATGGAGTTAATCCTAAGCCTATCTCCAATAGGAGTATTTTGCTTACTAGTTCCAGTAATAGCAGAAAATGGAGCAATGATTATAGGATCTCTCGCATCAGTATTGCTTGTAGCCTATCTAGCCTACGCCCTACACGGCCTTGTAGTCTACTCATTTACTATAAAGACCTTGGCTAAAATAAGTCCTATACAATTCTTCAAGGGCATGGCACCAGCTATAATGTTTGCCTTCTCATCAGCATCTTCAGTAGGAACTATTCCAATCAACATCAAATGCTGTGAAGAGCTTGGAGCAGATCATGACGTAACAAGCTTCGTCCTACCCTTAGGAGCTACCATAAACATGGACGGAACAGCAATCTATCAGGGAGTGTGCGCAGTCTTTATCGCTTCTTGTTATGGGATCGACCTAACACTTGGCCAAATGGTAAATATAGTTCTTACAGCAACACTCGCGTCCATAGGAACAGCAGGAGTTCCAGGAAGCGGAATGATAATGCTTGCCATGGTCCTTCAATCAGTAGGTCTTCCTGTAGAAGGAATCGCCCTAGTAGCAGGAATCGATAGGATATTTGACATGGGAAGAACTACCCTAAATATTACAGGAGATGCAACTGCTGCTATAATAAATACAGAAAGACTTAGAAGAAAAGGGAAAATTGCATAA
- a CDS encoding chromosome segregation ATPase-like protein — translation MNKKDFTKMALIMALSTSLFSLSPVKAHAEGENLDSGSKDVRQENKSEEEELREILQEAKEELDNSETSLNDSGNEKALNDKAIGEKESDLKNKDDQKKSLEEDLDNSLVQKIKGEEDKIEKDKAELQKTEVENKEINEELIHTNNESQAYKNQKEEDLGKLEEYKKGFREEDLEDDREEARKSVETEKSAKEKLEKTKEELKTTDKNIKEINDKKKLAQEKLLQKEEEIEGLNKQIGEKEKSLAEKKKALEEKEITSEEYGKLSQEIEDLKKDASKKQDEINNLSKEIDQVQEQISDAEEKIRRINEANGKDEIIKDLEDQKNQKLKEKTSLEEENKNLDKEIEELSNKEKKFDQKKATDELEKQNLEQNLTEKEKAFNTNKTMADKTSKELEEKKTELSKVKDKLSSPLSEEEKAEAIKQWEKGSVGFFEANGSYDALDVFKKEVPYDNFYDTGANSAAYIEANKIYTKDDSRDLDRMKASIDAIEKLNKIRQEKGGIDGRKLSIVGISDFEMAVAQANANYSQNRSHAKQYNPPFENLYWSTNPSVDDALEGWYSEDVLFKELRKRGYKSKSEMTQALNSDEGLREELEKAGFENLQVGHYTNIVDHLMWPEKWSMRDSKAAGYAIRPSNLYKPMYEAEVHSLVLNHREGQEDRSLVYSVEEYKEKFNKYYEDLKARMEGKRVITEEDEKSLQILENEVKSLEEKVKSLNDKLATSIKEVEDAELALKNKSSEIQGLDQSIEELKKDLGAKEAIKEDNSKSIETLDQGIKELEVKIEDYKKSDNKDQVPSSELEKAIKEKKNILEEKETSLASLKEDQKNINQKIQDDNNKLSSLDKERLDLENSIKGLEAELSDGKVKLEESKKDLGKINESLKDLDRESESLADRKNQLETVLEESQDDLDKKTRDREAKEEKLKNTLEKIELINSLEEAIKKADDKIKALEERKIEVSNKKTQNEAKIKSLEEKIEEGKKDLEALREINLDDYDSLKGEEDLRETYERIEEIKQEKKILEKTLAELKDKGEELSEKYDKDRKVYAEKLAIYKKAKENLETYKKKHRPLPIIPQLPNNSNTGKYGKDEEFTYDIEAIKEILEEIKRDFAFNEFENGDKDQNDKEIKGEKELSFMERILRDIYYYNIDSIDRISLENLNSKEDFVEALLTNIDDKSKLSLKIADSDLDVDQKLRNEKKTLIKDIEVLIWENEAEDKNRADFVIGDKYFILEGSHINNEEFFERLDTLIDSIKRELNYQAEDLDESLIKKRDEANITLRASESIINNFPNLRKAMGEKLSSLILRSRFLIKKADFILKNKN, via the coding sequence ATGAATAAAAAAGATTTCACTAAAATGGCACTGATTATGGCTCTTTCAACAAGTTTATTTTCATTAAGCCCTGTAAAGGCCCATGCTGAAGGAGAAAATCTAGACAGTGGAAGTAAGGATGTAAGGCAAGAAAATAAAAGCGAAGAAGAAGAGCTTAGGGAAATTTTACAAGAAGCTAAAGAGGAACTTGATAATAGCGAAACTAGCTTAAATGATAGCGGAAATGAAAAGGCTCTTAACGATAAGGCTATAGGAGAGAAAGAATCTGATCTTAAAAATAAAGATGATCAAAAGAAGTCCCTCGAAGAAGATTTGGACAACTCTTTAGTCCAAAAGATTAAAGGCGAAGAAGACAAAATAGAAAAAGATAAGGCTGAACTTCAAAAAACAGAAGTAGAAAATAAGGAAATCAACGAAGAGCTTATCCATACAAATAATGAATCTCAAGCTTATAAAAATCAAAAAGAAGAAGATCTTGGAAAATTAGAAGAATATAAGAAGGGCTTTAGGGAAGAAGACCTAGAAGATGATAGAGAAGAAGCAAGAAAATCTGTAGAGACAGAAAAATCTGCTAAGGAAAAATTAGAAAAAACTAAGGAAGAACTCAAAACTACTGATAAAAATATCAAAGAAATTAATGATAAGAAAAAGCTAGCTCAAGAAAAGCTCCTCCAAAAAGAAGAAGAGATTGAAGGCTTGAATAAACAAATAGGAGAAAAAGAGAAATCCTTAGCAGAAAAGAAAAAAGCCCTAGAAGAGAAAGAAATTACAAGCGAAGAATATGGAAAGCTATCTCAAGAGATAGAGGATCTAAAAAAAGATGCTAGTAAAAAGCAAGATGAAATTAATAATTTAAGTAAGGAAATAGACCAAGTCCAAGAGCAAATATCTGATGCGGAAGAAAAAATTAGAAGAATAAACGAGGCTAATGGTAAAGATGAAATCATCAAGGACCTTGAAGATCAAAAGAATCAAAAACTAAAAGAGAAAACCAGTCTTGAGGAAGAAAATAAAAATCTTGATAAGGAAATTGAAGAATTATCTAATAAGGAAAAAAAATTCGATCAAAAGAAGGCGACAGATGAGCTAGAAAAGCAAAATTTAGAGCAAAATCTAACAGAAAAAGAAAAAGCTTTCAATACTAACAAGACTATGGCTGACAAAACTTCTAAGGAATTAGAGGAAAAGAAAACTGAGTTAAGTAAGGTCAAAGATAAGTTATCTAGCCCTCTTAGCGAAGAGGAAAAGGCAGAGGCTATAAAACAGTGGGAGAAGGGGTCCGTAGGATTTTTCGAGGCTAATGGATCTTACGATGCTCTTGATGTTTTTAAAAAAGAAGTTCCTTATGATAATTTCTATGATACTGGAGCAAACTCTGCTGCCTATATAGAGGCTAATAAGATCTATACTAAAGATGATTCAAGAGACCTTGACAGGATGAAAGCTTCAATTGATGCCATAGAAAAATTAAATAAAATAAGGCAGGAAAAGGGCGGCATCGATGGAAGAAAGCTTTCTATAGTAGGGATTTCAGATTTTGAAATGGCAGTGGCCCAAGCTAATGCTAACTATTCTCAAAACAGAAGTCATGCCAAACAATACAATCCTCCATTTGAGAATCTCTATTGGTCCACAAACCCATCTGTTGATGATGCACTTGAAGGCTGGTATAGCGAAGATGTCTTATTTAAGGAATTAAGAAAACGAGGCTATAAGTCAAAAAGCGAAATGACTCAAGCCTTAAATAGTGATGAAGGCTTGAGAGAAGAATTAGAGAAAGCCGGATTTGAAAATTTACAAGTTGGTCATTATACTAATATTGTAGATCATCTGATGTGGCCAGAGAAATGGTCTATGAGAGATTCCAAAGCCGCAGGCTATGCCATAAGGCCTTCAAATCTGTATAAACCTATGTATGAAGCTGAAGTTCATTCTCTAGTCTTAAACCATAGAGAGGGTCAAGAAGATAGGTCTTTGGTATATTCGGTTGAAGAATATAAGGAAAAGTTCAACAAATATTATGAGGACTTAAAGGCTAGGATGGAAGGAAAGAGAGTCATTACTGAAGAAGACGAAAAATCCCTCCAAATCCTAGAAAATGAAGTTAAAAGTCTAGAAGAAAAAGTAAAAAGCCTTAATGATAAATTGGCAACATCAATTAAAGAAGTTGAAGATGCGGAATTAGCCTTAAAGAATAAGTCTAGTGAGATACAAGGCTTGGATCAAAGTATCGAAGAATTAAAGAAAGATCTAGGAGCAAAGGAAGCTATAAAGGAAGACAATAGTAAGTCTATCGAGACTTTAGATCAAGGAATAAAGGAATTAGAAGTAAAGATAGAAGATTATAAAAAATCTGATAATAAAGATCAAGTTCCTTCTAGTGAATTAGAAAAAGCTATCAAGGAAAAGAAAAACATCTTGGAAGAAAAAGAAACAAGTCTTGCTAGCCTTAAGGAAGATCAAAAAAATATTAATCAAAAAATCCAAGATGACAATAATAAGCTAAGTTCACTTGATAAGGAAAGATTAGACCTAGAAAATTCTATAAAAGGACTAGAAGCTGAGCTTTCTGATGGAAAAGTAAAGCTAGAAGAATCAAAGAAAGACCTAGGTAAAATAAATGAGTCTTTAAAAGATTTAGATAGGGAAAGCGAAAGTCTAGCAGATCGTAAAAATCAACTAGAAACTGTCCTAGAAGAAAGTCAAGATGATTTGGATAAGAAAACTAGAGATAGGGAAGCTAAGGAAGAGAAATTAAAAAATACTCTTGAGAAAATTGAGCTTATTAACTCCTTGGAAGAAGCTATTAAAAAAGCTGATGATAAGATAAAAGCCCTAGAAGAAAGAAAAATAGAAGTATCTAACAAAAAAACACAAAATGAAGCAAAAATTAAATCTTTGGAAGAAAAGATAGAAGAAGGTAAGAAAGATCTAGAGGCTCTAAGAGAAATCAACCTCGATGATTACGACAGCTTGAAGGGAGAAGAGGACCTAAGAGAGACTTATGAAAGAATAGAAGAAATCAAGCAAGAGAAAAAGATCCTAGAGAAAACTCTGGCAGAGCTTAAGGATAAGGGCGAAGAATTATCAGAAAAGTACGATAAAGATAGAAAAGTCTACGCAGAAAAACTAGCTATTTACAAGAAAGCTAAGGAAAATTTAGAAACTTATAAGAAAAAGCACAGACCACTTCCTATAATTCCTCAACTTCCAAATAATTCAAATACTGGCAAATATGGTAAAGATGAGGAATTTACCTACGATATAGAAGCCATAAAAGAAATCTTAGAAGAAATAAAAAGAGACTTCGCATTTAATGAATTTGAGAATGGAGATAAGGATCAAAATGATAAAGAAATCAAAGGCGAAAAAGAACTAAGCTTTATGGAAAGAATCCTTAGAGATATCTATTATTACAATATCGACAGCATAGATCGCATTTCTCTAGAAAATCTTAATAGCAAGGAAGATTTCGTAGAAGCACTTCTTACAAATATAGACGATAAATCAAAACTTAGCCTTAAGATTGCAGATAGTGATTTGGATGTAGATCAGAAGTTAAGAAATGAGAAAAAGACTCTTATCAAGGATATAGAAGTTCTTATATGGGAAAATGAAGCTGAGGATAAGAATAGAGCTGATTTTGTAATTGGAGATAAGTACTTTATCTTAGAAGGAAGCCATATAAATAATGAGGAATTCTTTGAAAGACTAGATACATTGATAGATAGTATCAAAAGAGAATTAAATTACCAAGCAGAAGATTTAGATGAAAGCCTAATCAAAAAGCGTGATGAAGCGAACATTACTCTAAGGGCTAGCGAAAGCATTATTAATAACTTCCCTAATCTTAGAAAGGCTATGGGAGAAAAGCTATCCAGCCTAATCTTAAGGTCTAGGTTCCTAATTAAAAAAGCTGATTTTATCCTAAAAAATAAAAATTAA
- a CDS encoding DUF1858 domain-containing protein — MALEENKTTDKTSDKKITRDMIIGEIIQIKPEAINTLLMAGMGCIACPSSLYESLEEACMVHGMDCDYLLEELNK, encoded by the coding sequence ATGGCTTTAGAAGAAAATAAAACAACTGATAAAACTAGCGATAAGAAAATCACTCGTGATATGATTATAGGCGAGATAATTCAAATAAAACCTGAAGCTATCAACACACTTTTGATGGCAGGCATGGGTTGTATCGCATGTCCATCTTCCCTCTATGAAAGCCTCGAAGAAGCTTGCATGGTACACGGAATGGATTGCGACTACCTACTTGAAGAATTGAATAAATAA